TTCGCTAGCAAGGAGATTCCCATGCTGTCCGTTGCAGACCTGAAAAAAGGCATCAAGCTGATCATCGACGGCGATCCCTACGTGGTCACCCACTTCGATTTCGTGAAGCCCGGCAAGGGCCAGGCCCTTTACAAGTGCAAGATGAAGAACATGATCAGCGGCATCACCCTTGACCGCACCTACCGCTCCGGCGAGAACTTCGAGCCTGCCAGCATGGACGAGCGGGACATGGAGTACCTCTACAAGGAGGGAACCCACTACACCTTCATGGACCAGCAGAGCTACGAGCAGGTGGTGATGGAGGAGGATGCCGTGGGCGATGCCAAGAACTTCCTGCTGGAAAACACCAAGGTGTCGGTGCTGCTCTTCGGCGACAAGCCGATCGGCGTCACCCTGCCCAACTTCATCAACCTGCGGGTCACCCAGACCGATCCCTGGGTCAAGGGAGACACCTCCGGTAACGACTCCAAGCCGGCCACCGTGGAAACCGGCTACGTGCTGCGGGTTCCCCCCTTCATCGAAGAGGGTGAACTGATCGTCATCGATACCCGGACCGGCGAGTATTCCACCCGCGTCAAGGGTTAAAAGCGGCTGTGGAGGTCGTCTGCTTCGTTGCGCGGTGCTCGCTCCCCCGCCTACCTCATATGGTATGTCTCGGTCACTGTGCTCCGTGCGCCTTGTAGCCGACCTTCCTCGCGCGTTTTCAGACGTTTAAGGTATGGACAATAACGCCTTGCAGATCAGGGCGCAGGTGCTCCGCACTGTTCGCGCCTTTTTCCAGGAAGAGGGGTTTCTCGAAGTGGAAACCCCTCTTCTCATTCCCGCCAATGCCCCGGAAGAGCATATCGATCCGGTCATCGTCTCCCCCACCGGCCAACTCCAGACCTCGCCGGAACTCTGCATGAAGCGGCTGCTCTGCCGCGGCCATCACCGTATCTTCCAGATCAGCCGCTGCTGGCGGGCCCATGAGCGGGGAAGCCGCCACTTGAGTGAGTTCACCATGCTGGAGTGGTACCGGGCCAATGCCGATTACACCCAGTTGATGAACGACTGTGAAGGGCTGCTGCGCCGGGTTGCCGCGGATTGTGCCGTGGGCAGCCTGTTCCGGCGGGACGGCCGCACCATCGATCCCC
The window above is part of the Trichlorobacter ammonificans genome. Proteins encoded here:
- the efp gene encoding elongation factor P, whose product is MLSVADLKKGIKLIIDGDPYVVTHFDFVKPGKGQALYKCKMKNMISGITLDRTYRSGENFEPASMDERDMEYLYKEGTHYTFMDQQSYEQVVMEEDAVGDAKNFLLENTKVSVLLFGDKPIGVTLPNFINLRVTQTDPWVKGDTSGNDSKPATVETGYVLRVPPFIEEGELIVIDTRTGEYSTRVKG